GAGGATGGGCTCCATGTCGCAGGGGTGGCCATATAAGTGCGTGGGGACGACGGCGCGCGTCCGCTCCGTCAGCGCCCTCGCCAGCGCTTGAGGAGCGAGGGTGTAGTGGCGTGGGTCCACATCGACGAAGATCGGGCGCAGTCCGGCCACTTGAGCCATCTCCGGTACCACCCAAAAAGTGACCGCCGGGATGAGGATCTCCGATCCTTCGGGCAACTCCAGCGCCCGCAGGATGTAGTAAAAGGCCATGCGCCCGTATGATGTCGCGATCGCATGCCGCAGACCATGATACGCGGCGAATCGCTGCTCGAATTCGCGAATGGCCGGACCGCGCACCCCTTGCCCCGTTAAAAGCGCCTTCAGTGCTCGCTGCCATGCCCCCGGCGCTTGCCGAACTCCATATCGCGCAATCGTGCGGATCACTTCGGGTGGCCTCCTCCGCGTCATCCGGGAAAGAGCGCCGCCTCTATCTCCAACTGCCGACGCTTCGCATAGGCGTCAGCCCATGCGACCATCTGTTCAAACAACCCCGATGTCGGCAACCGAAGATAACCCCACAACCAGGATGGGCGAATGTAGAAACGCGAGTAGGCCGTCTCCAGCAGAAACCGCAACTGTTCGTGCGTGAGCGTCGGATGGCGAAACGTCGGCGTGTAGCCGTCGAACTTCTCCAGATCGGACTCAACGATGCGCGAGGCCATCTGCTTGTAGAGTGGCGTGCCGGGATAGGGCGTCAGGATCTTGAAGAGCGCCAGCGTCGTGTTGAGCGCCACGGCATACTCGATCGTCGCCCGAATCGTCTCGACGGTGTCCGTTAAGAAGCCGAGCACGTAGAAGGCCACGGTGCTGATTCCTTTTCGCCGACAGAGCGAGACGATCTCTCGCTGATGCTCCGAGGGAATCGGTCGCCGTCCCACGCGCTTAAGCGTGAGGGCATCCACCGATTCAACGCCAAATCGAACCGAGCGCAAGCCTGCCCGATAGAGCCAACCGATCAGCTCTTCGTCCAAATCGTCAAGTCGCGTCTCGCACTCGAACCGAACGGGCAGATTCCAGCGAAGGATGCCCTCCGCGATCTGAAGCGCCCGCTCCCGATCATAGGTGAAAATCGGATCGCGAAAAACGAGATACACCCGCCCATACTGCCGGCATAACGCGGCAATCTCTTCTAGGACGTTCTCCGGGCTTCGCGCTCGATAGGACGCCACGATGCGATGAGGACAATAGGTGCAGAACTCCGGGCAGCTGCGACTCGACAGCAGGGGGAAAGCCAAGCGCGTGAACCCGAACGGGCGCTCCACGGCGTGCCCGAACATTCCGCGAGGGAACACGTCCCATCGGGGAAAAGGCAGGCGATCCAAGTCCTGCACGGGAGGACTGACGACGAGGCCTCGGAGACTCTCCCCCCGCGCCAGACGCAAGGCCGCCTGCTCGGGCTCCCCTTGAATGACGAAATCCCCATGCTCGATGAGCGCTTCCGCGACATACGTGGCGAACGTCCCGAAGAAACCGACCGCCATCCCGTATCTTTGGCGAGCCGCCTCCGCCCAGCGAATCTCATTCCGAAAATCCACAATTGACGTCAAAACTAACGCCAGATCTCCCGGAGGAAGCTCCCCTCGTGAGATCACGACCTCGTGACCGGCTTGGGCGAAGATCGCGGCAAGGTAACCGAGCTGAATGCTCGGCACGTTGTTGTAGACCTTGAGCATCCATTCCACGAAGCGCGTCGTCCAGGAGGTCCCCCGAAATCGAGAGCCGTATCCTCCGGCAACGGTATCCTTGGCCACGAACCCGTCGTGCCCTTTAATGTCGGCGAGGATGACTCGCATAGGCCTCCTCCGAAACGTGAGCTCGGAGCGAGCAGATACTCCCTCACGGCACGCTCGCTCTTTCGACGCACGCTCGAGCCGAGCCCCCGTATCGCGTCGCGTGGTGCCCCTCAGAAGTCCGACGTGAGGTCAACGAGACGGGCTCTCGTTTCCGCTCACGCCTGCGAAGCGAACGATCCGGTACGAAGCATCCGGCACTGTTCATCTCGGCTCACGCTCACGAGCGAACTGCGCCTCGAGCTGATGGATGGCTTCTTCCAGCATTAGAGCGATCGCTCGATAGTCCTCCATGGTGCGCGCGGTGTGTAGTCGTTCGAGGAGTTCATCGAAACGCGAGATCAATGCCTTTTCCCCACTGGCTGCGATGATGGGGCGCACATCGCTCCACGTCTTCTCTACCCCGAGAGCACGGAGACGAACCATCTTCTCGTCGCCGACTTCGCTCCAATAGCGGAGATCGCGCCCGAGATAGTGAAGACGCCCCAGCTCAGGCACTGGCGCTCGCTCGAACTGAGCGCGCAAGTCCCACATGATGTCTCCCAATTGATTGCACGCGAAGATGGCTCCCGTGGCGTCTTCGGTCAAGAGCGCGCGCTCAAGCTGTACGCGATACAAGTGGAAGAAATCCATCAAAGCGAACGACATTTCCGGATGCTCCAAATCTGGCGCGGGAAGTGTTCGCACGATTTGCTCAAACTCGGCAAAGCGCTCGCGCGCCTGCGCCCAATCCCCTTCATCCAGTGCTTCCAAGAGAGCATCCAGCGCCTCAAGCGCGCGCTGAAAATCAAGCCTGGAGGGCGAAAGCTCCGCCTCATTCGGAGAAGCGGTCGCCATTGGCTGAGAACCCTCGCTTCGAGGGGCGGAATGCCATCCTCTCCCTCGTATCCACAGCGCGAGCCCCACCAGCAGGACGCCTGCGCTCACCACCGCCACCGCGAGAGTCTTCGCTCCCCCATATACGCGCATAGTCCTTCGTGCATGCCCCGCGCTCAAGAGAGAGCGGAGGAACCGGCTCGTCCCTCCGCCCCAAATGTGAGGATATGCCGCTTACTGCGGCTTTCGCGTCTCAGTGGATTCGGACGGAGCCTTCTTTGATGCCTTCTTCACCTTTGCCCGCTTTGTCTTCGTCTCCTTCGCCTCTGGAGTTTGAGCGTGAGTCTGCCCAGCCGCCGTACCACTCGTCTGAGCAGCCGCCGCTTTCGTCGCTGGTTTCGTGGCCTTCTGCGACGTAGCTTGAGCAAAGGCTCCCGATCCACCAAAGGTCAGAAGTACGGCGATTGCCAGCGTCTGCCACCACTTCGACATATCCTGCCTCCTTTCACAGAATTTTGGCTCTCAACGAGCCACCATTTGGGAAAGGCAAATGATGTGCCGAGAGTCGAGCACCTCCCTGCGTAAGCTAAGGCCCGGTCTCTCGAAGGGTTAATTTCGCACCCGACGCGTCGTCCTGGGGGACTGAGTGTGGCACTTCTGGCGCACGCTTCCATCTCGCCACACCTTCTCTTCAAGGAGAGGATGGAGGAGCATCGGAGCGCCTCTCGGTAGAGTCAAGAGGGGCTCTCTCCGGGTTCTCCGATAACTTCCCCCGTGGCGCTTCTTCCGAGAGCCCGCGCTTGAACTCGCTGATCGCGCGGCCGAGCGAACTACCTAGTTCCGGCAACCGTTTCGTACCGAAGAGCAAAAGCGCGATCATGAGGATAAGGAGCAGCTCCGGCAAGCCGATGGAGGAGAACTGAAGCATGAACATCGCTGACCTCCAAAGCAGAAAAAGGAGAGTCGCCAAGCGACTCTCCGAATATCCACCCCACCTTCGCCCATCCTGCGACGGGCGGCGGAAGATCGCATTCGAGAGAAGAGCGGGGGCGTCATGTTCTCCTCTCCCGACTCTCCTCCGCCGCCCGTGCTCTCCCCACCTTCCCGATGGAGGGACGTAGCAACTTACGTGCCAGGCGAGTGGCGCGAGCGCTCTGATGCCCTGCGGAAACCTCATCACCTTCACATTATGGGCGTTAGACCGGAGAAGCCGCGTCGGCCTAGCTCCCGCGGCGCGCATCGTCACTGTGGCGCTTTGGCAAGAGGGTACAAAATCGCCTCGCTCGCTTGATTCCGACGACCGTCGCCCTCTGCCCTAGAGGGAATCTCGCGATGAGTCCCCTTGAGCTTTCCCGTGAGCGTGCGGTATGATCAGCGCTCACCGTATGAGCGACGATCTCTTCATATGGATAGGTCTGGGGTTGGCCATTGGACTCGTCTCCTCAATGCCAATTGGACCGATCAACGCGGCTTTCGCGGTGATAGCGTCCCGCGGAGAGGAGAGCCAGGGACTAGCCTTCGCAGCGATCGTGGCGCTTCTCGATGGTGGATATGCCTTCGCAGCTCTCTCTGCGACGGCGTGGGGGCGTCTCCTCCCATCTCCTTCTGTGGAGATCGCCGCGTGCATGCTCCTGATAGGATACGGCGCCTCCTTGCTCATTCCGCGCCGCACTTCTCCAGCAGTCGCTACAGGCCGACGAGGCGTGCGAGGGGCTCTGGCGGGAGTGGCTTTGGGAAGCGCGCTCTACCTTTCGAATCCGGCATTCGCGGCCTTTTGGATCGGTACAGCTTTCGCTCTGCGGACGAAGCTTCCAACGATCGCGCTTCCGGCGCACCGATTTGGTTTCGCTCTTGGCGTGAGCGCAGGAGTCAGCCTTTGGTTCGCTGTACTTCGCGAAATCCTTCATCGTTATCCGCTCCCTCTGCCAAGGGTGCGCCGAATGATGCAAGGGATGGGTATCCTTCTCATCGGATTGGGGGCATATCTCATGGCGAAGCGCTTATGAGGATGAGGCTCACGCCGAGAGACGCTTGCTCTCCTGCTTCGGATCCCTTCGGATCACCAGGCGAGAACGCACGAGAGATCTCCCCTCGCTCCTCGCCCTCTTCGGCGAGGACGCCCTCTCAGCCCGACCGTCTCTCCTTCGAGCACAGGCTGGAATTCTCCCACGCGGATGTCGCCCTCACGCGGGCGAAACGCCTCGCCAAAGGGCTTAGGCTCCATCGCGTCTTTCACGAAATCCGAACGTTCGTGGAGACGGAAAACGAAGCGCTGCTGGCCGCCCTATTCGCCCAAATGGAGATCTTCCTCCAGCGAACGCAGGAAGAAACCACGCCCCCGCAGCCGGAGCTGTTGCGAACGATCGCGTCGCTGCAAAAGCGCTTACGTGTCAAGTCGCACGCACTTCACCAATTGCCGTGCACGCCATCCACGACGGTGAAGCGAGCGGAGCTCATCCGAAGTTACGCGAGAGCGGAAACCCGCATCCTCTGTCTCGGCGACGACGATTTCGTGAGCGTGGCTCTGGCATGGCTCCTCCCGAATGAGATCACTGTCCTTGACCTCGATGCCGAGGTCTTGCATTTGATCGAA
The Blastocatellia bacterium genome window above contains:
- a CDS encoding radical SAM protein, coding for MRVILADIKGHDGFVAKDTVAGGYGSRFRGTSWTTRFVEWMLKVYNNVPSIQLGYLAAIFAQAGHEVVISRGELPPGDLALVLTSIVDFRNEIRWAEAARQRYGMAVGFFGTFATYVAEALIEHGDFVIQGEPEQAALRLARGESLRGLVVSPPVQDLDRLPFPRWDVFPRGMFGHAVERPFGFTRLAFPLLSSRSCPEFCTYCPHRIVASYRARSPENVLEEIAALCRQYGRVYLVFRDPIFTYDRERALQIAEGILRWNLPVRFECETRLDDLDEELIGWLYRAGLRSVRFGVESVDALTLKRVGRRPIPSEHQREIVSLCRRKGISTVAFYVLGFLTDTVETIRATIEYAVALNTTLALFKILTPYPGTPLYKQMASRIVESDLEKFDGYTPTFRHPTLTHEQLRFLLETAYSRFYIRPSWLWGYLRLPTSGLFEQMVAWADAYAKRRQLEIEAALFPG
- a CDS encoding twin-arginine translocase TatA/TatE family subunit; translation: MFMLQFSSIGLPELLLILMIALLLFGTKRLPELGSSLGRAISEFKRGLSEEAPRGKLSENPERAPLDSTERRSDAPPSSP